The proteins below come from a single Caloramator mitchellensis genomic window:
- a CDS encoding helix-turn-helix domain-containing protein: MSHIQANGSKIRELRIKKGWTLRELGIRTGINFSIISRLEAGESSPRPKTAKAIADALEVDFDEIFKIV, from the coding sequence ATGTCGCATATTCAAGCCAATGGAAGTAAGATAAGAGAATTGAGAATTAAAAAAGGTTGGACATTAAGAGAACTTGGCATCAGAACTGGAATTAATTTCTCAATAATTTCAAGATTAGAGGCAGGGGAATCCTCACCAAGACCTAAAACAGCAAAAGCAATAGCGGACGCACTAGAAGTTGACTTTGACGAGATTTTCAAAATTGTATGA
- a CDS encoding helix-turn-helix domain-containing protein, translated as MEQKQYEIYTDDALKEKIQRLTINIDEAAKLLGVSYNTMLNLVHRKDFPKIQAAKRRILIPREAFYKWVNETSWQG; from the coding sequence ATGGAGCAAAAGCAATACGAAATTTACACAGATGACGCATTAAAAGAAAAGATACAAAGGTTAACGATTAACATTGATGAAGCTGCAAAGTTATTAGGCGTAAGTTATAATACAATGCTTAACTTAGTTCATAGGAAGGACTTTCCTAAGATACAAGCAGCAAAAAGAAGAATCCTAATTCCAAGAGAAGCATTTTATAAGTGGGTTAATGAAACTTCATGGCAGGGTTAA